The Alistipes megaguti sequence CGAGCCCAAACACGTCAAGATCGTCGGTGACGAGGGGGGTGTGCCGATGGACTTCGCCTTCTGGATCCAGCTGCACCCGGTATCGGAGACGGACACCCGCATGCGGCTGGTGCTGCACATCGAACTCAACATGATGATGAAGATGATGCTGGGTTCGAAACTCCAGGGGGCCATCGACCAGATTGCCGAAGGAATTGCCCGGGCGATGAACGCCGCCCCGCAGTACTGATCCCGTCCGGGATCGGAAACGGAAGCGACGGCTCCACGGAGAATTCCGGGAGCCGTCGCCCGATTTTACGCCCCACGCAACCGCGGGAGGCGAAGGAGGGCGCCGCCATGCGGCACCCACCGCGACAGAAAGCAGGACCGCGGCGGAGCTCTTCGCAACGGAAGGGTGTTCATCGGAAGCGCCTCCGAAGCGGGAGCCCGCGGACGGTCAGATGCGCGGCTTCTGGGCCATGCGGATCACCAGCGAAAGAGCCTGGATCAGCAATCCGTAAATGACCGGAATGCAGGCGACCCGCAGTCCGCCGGCCAACACCGGGAATGCGACCTCCCCGGCCATGCGGACAAAGCCCATCGCCTGCGAGAAGCCGAGCAACGTGCAGACGGCTCCCGAGACAAGGGCCAGCGATCCGATCTCGCGCACCCAGGCAGGTGCTTTCCAGGCTGCAAAAAGCAGGCCGACCAGTTCGAGCGTCAGCAGAGTCATGCCCCACAATCCGCCCTCGATAAAAAGTTGGAACATAGGCAACGGTTTTAGAAGATTTTTCGGGATCAGTCCCTGATGCAAAGGTAGTGCGGAGGCGGGGCAGCGTCCAAAAATCGGGGCTGTCGAAACCCGCTGACACCCGGTAGAAACCCCTCAAAAGGGGTCTGAGGGCCGGCGGCGCCGGGTTGCGCATTGCCGGCACGGAGAAATTCGGCTATATTTGCCGCTGAAGAAAAAAGGATCCGCAATGAAACAGAATCTTCCCCTTCTCTGGTGGATAGTCTCGACGCTGCTTTTCGCCCTCGTGTTCGGAGCGCTGGGCTACGAAGCCGACCAGGCGCTGCTGCTGGCCGTGTTGTTCCTGCCCGGGCTGGTGGTGCTGCGCTACTTCGTCCCGCAACTCGAGGGCGAAAAGCGCCCCAGGGTCATTGCCGACACGCTCTATCTGCTGGCCGCCGTCGTGGCACTCGAGTATCTGGCGCTGGTCTTCAGCCATCGGATCGTCTTCGACACGCAGCCCGAGACCTTGCCGGGGCTGATCTTCAATCCGCTCTTCATCGGGCTGCTGCTCGTGGCGTTCATCCTCCCGGAGCGGGCCCTCGAACGGTATGCCGAACGTTTCGAACAACGCGACACCCCGCTGCGATTCACCTCCGAGCGGAAGCGGATCTCGATTGCGCCGTC is a genomic window containing:
- a CDS encoding SRPBCC domain-containing protein, giving the protein MQEYISKQHQILRPAEQIYAVISRFDNLTPALADRVEEWQATEDRCSFKAKGFTVKLRMEERVEPKHVKIVGDEGGVPMDFAFWIQLHPVSETDTRMRLVLHIELNMMMKMMLGSKLQGAIDQIAEGIARAMNAAPQY
- a CDS encoding LytTR family DNA-binding domain-containing protein, whose product is MKQNLPLLWWIVSTLLFALVFGALGYEADQALLLAVLFLPGLVVLRYFVPQLEGEKRPRVIADTLYLLAAVVALEYLALVFSHRIVFDTQPETLPGLIFNPLFIGLLLVAFILPERALERYAERFEQRDTPLRFTSERKRISIAPSEILYVESNDDEVWIHTADGGAYRTKTRISQWEALLDRRFLRIHRSYIVNTERIEEVRPTRIRIGDRQIEISRKYKEEARRRLGSEPSTKQERAQESGVGASE